The Oncorhynchus tshawytscha isolate Ot180627B linkage group LG20, Otsh_v2.0, whole genome shotgun sequence genome has a window encoding:
- the LOC112219950 gene encoding LOW QUALITY PROTEIN: nodal homolog 2-A-like (The sequence of the model RefSeq protein was modified relative to this genomic sequence to represent the inferred CDS: inserted 4 bases in 2 codons): MEGLTLAIFSVLLVDFCSVVGAENIPGNREAFFHRSSGGHGDHVHHSIRFPLYMMQLYRILLEGDTFRAPPSVSAAPTKSEDISRLHDSDSVLSLVAKSCHQSGGRWSVTFDASSISASDNIKRSELRIRLPTFSASEHVTVDLYHSQSGRCSSPPFPESLFLGCLRAXREKGLESVLHPTANRVMMVVFSKYQTKKRAPTLIRTAEHSKYVTLDRERAGAGPAVSVKGGKGARRRKRLGLHQRAGVAGVXPWRGPNGGEGGPLCKKVDMWVDFDQIGWSEWILYPKRYNAYRCEGSCTTPVDENVTPTNHAYMQSLLKLHRSDRVPCPSCVPTRLAPLSMLYYENSEVLMQHFQGMVVDECGCH, translated from the exons ATGGAAGGACTCACCCTGGCTATATTTTCTGTGCTTCTGGTGGATTTCTGCTCTGTGGTTGGAGCGGAGAATATCCCTGGGAACCGTGAGGCTTTCTTCCACAGAAGTAGTGGAGGTCACGGGGACCATGTTCATCACTCCATCAGGTTCCCACTCTACATGATGCAGCTCTACCGGATTCTGCTGGAGGGAGACACATTCAGGGCGCCGCCATCTGTCAGCGCCGCCCCGACCAAGAGTGAGGACATCTCCCGTCTTCACGATTCTGACTCTGTACTCAGTCTGGTAGCCAAAA GTTGTCACCAGAGCGGTGGGAGGTGGTCTGTCACCTTTGATGCATCCTCCATTTCTGCAAGTGACAACATCAAGCGCTCCGAGCTGCGGATCCGCCTGCCTACCTTCTCTGCCTCTGAGCATGTCACTGTGGACTTGTACCACTCCCAGAGTGGCCGCTGCTCCAGCCCGCCATTCCCAGAGAGCCTCTTCCTGGGATGCctgagggc gagagagaaaggtctgGAGAGTGTCCTGCACCCCACAGCCAACCGGGTCATGATGGTGGTCTTCTCCAAGTACCAGACAAAGAAGAGGGCCCCCACCCTCATCCGCACCGCTGAACATTCCAAGTACGTCACTCTGGACCGGGAGCGAGCTGGAGCTGGCCCTGCTGTCAGCGTAAAGGGAGGAAAGGGAGCCCGGCGCAGGAAGAGACTCGGGCTTCACCAGAGAGCAGGAGTGGCTGGGGT GCCCTGGCGTGGCCCAaacggaggagagggagggcccCTGTGCAAGAAGGTAGACATGTGGGTGGACTTTGACCAGATAGGCTGGAGTGAGTGGATTCTTTACCCCAAGCGCTATAACGCCTACCGCTGTGAGGGCAGCTGCACTACCCCAGTGGACGAGAACGTCACCCCCACCAACCATGCTTACATGCAG AGTCTACTGAAGCTTCACCGCTCAGACCGGGTCCCGTGCCCGTCCTGTGTGCCCACCCGCCTGGCCCCTCTGTCCATGTTGTATTACGAAAACAGCGAGGTGCTGATGCAGCACTTTCAGGGCATGGTGGTGGACGAGTGCGGCTGCCACTGA